A segment of the Terriglobales bacterium genome:
CGCGGATGGCGAAGCGCAGGCCCTTCTCCATGGCCACCGGCGTGATCAGCTCGATCTCCAGCGTCACGTTGTCCCCCGGCATCACCATCTCGGTCCCGCCCGGCAGGTGCGCCACCCCGGTCACGTCGGTCGTGCGGAAGTAGAACTGCGGCCGGTAGCCGTTGAAAAACGGCGTGTGCCGCCCGCCCTCTTCCTTGCTGAGCACGTACACCTCGGCCTTGAACTTGGTGTGCGGCGTGATCGACGCCGGCTTGGCCAGCACCATGCCCCGCTCCACTTCGTCCTTGCCGGTGCCGCGCAGCAGCAGG
Coding sequences within it:
- the tuf gene encoding elongation factor Tu (EF-Tu; promotes GTP-dependent binding of aminoacyl-tRNA to the A-site of ribosomes during protein biosynthesis; when the tRNA anticodon matches the mRNA codon, GTP hydrolysis results; the inactive EF-Tu-GDP leaves the ribosome and release of GDP is promoted by elongation factor Ts; many prokaryotes have two copies of the gene encoding EF-Tu); this translates as LLLRGTGKDEVERGMVLAKPASITPHTKFKAEVYVLSKEEGGRHTPFFNGYRPQFYFRTTDVTGVAHLPGGTEMVMPGDNVTLEIELITPVAMEKGLRFAIREGGRTVGAGTISEIVK